The DNA sequence GTGTAGCTATCTGTGAAGATGTAGTATAGACTAAATCATCCATACCCTCTCCCTTAAATACAAGTTTATCTGCAAATCCCTTTATCTTTCTTGATTTTATGTAGATTACATTATCGTTGTCTACTGCAAATAAATCTCTGCTAAGTATTGATATTCTACCTTCTTCAACCTTTACACCGTTTACTTCTACAGCATTAAGCTTCTCAATAAACTCAGCAATCTTTGCAGTATCACCCTTTAGTGTAACGGCATATACATCGGCATTATTATACTTTTTAAATTCAACCTTATCTACTTCCACAGCATTAACTGTAGGAACTACCGGTGCCGGTGCAACACTTTCCGCAATACTTCCGTCAGCATTCATTGTAAATGTAAGGTCCTTATATCCATCCGCCTTTACAACAAAATCAAACTTATTATCTGTAAAACTGCTTGCCTTTACAGATAACTGACTTATTTTACCGCCATAAGCTGAATCATTATGCGCCTTAAATTCTTTTGTATTTCCATACCCGAAACCGATAATACCCGCTTTAGAATAATCCTCACCATTTACACTGACACTTGTAACAGCTTTAAGATATTTCTCAAGGTCGGATTCATTCATGCCATCGAATTTCACTGTAAGCATATTGTAGAATATCGAATTCGACTTTTTGCCTGTCTTTGCCTTAGGTGCATCCTTGCCCTCTTCCACTACAGGTGGAGTCACAGGGGTTACGGGTGTCACAGGGGTTACCGGCGTTACAGGTGTGGTATTTGCTTTCTCTGCAATGTTTACTTTAATAGACTTTACAGCATAATTTCTGTCGCTTGACTGAAGGTATATAGTATACTCACCTGCATTTTTGAACAATCCTCCGCGAAGTGTAACTTTTCCGTCCGCAACAGTATAAACTGAATTTGAAGTATAACCGCCTGCAGATGCGGATATTACGTCTCTAAGTGTACCGTCAGGATTTTGAACCTTTACGCTACCAAGCTTACTAAGGAAATCGCCCTTCTTGGCATCATCGTCCTTAACAGCCTTTATAACTATTTCTGAATCCGTTTCATGCTTTTCACTCACATCACTAAGTTCCACTTCTTCAAAAGTATCTGTGATGGTAAGGTCAAGTTCTATCTTCTCAAAACCTATAGAATTAAGAGCAAGTTTATGTGTTCCTACAATAGGTGCAAGATATCTGTTGAATGCACTCTTATAAAGTGTAATACTCTTATAGTCTGCACTTACTTCATACTGCTTCAAATAATTATCACTTCTAAGAGCTGATGAACCGTCAAGCACAACCGAGTCAAGATTCTTTAAGAAATCCGCATTGTCTGTAGTTATTGTAAAGCTGTCCGCATTTGCCTGTATGAGACCTTCAAATGTAGGTGCCGCTTCTCCTACAAGATTACCGTAACGATAAATAGTACCAAGCTTACCGTTTTCAAGTACGTTCTTTACATTTCCGACAATATTTCTTGTAGTTGCATCCTCAGACTTGATATAGTCCTCAAATGTAAGAACCTTTCCTTCAAGTTTTGCATCCTTATATGCATCTACAAAGTTGTTAAGAAGATATAATTTACTCTTATCTTCTCCAACAATCGCCTCAGGTGACTGCTCAAGCCACCACTTCATTACTGCATCTGAATCCTTGCTTCTAAGACCGATCTCATTTAAAACCATTGCATTTACAAGCAAATCGTAGTCATACATAAGGTATGCATTTATCATTAAGCTTCCGCTTGCACCGGATGTAGCATCAGCCTTACCGCCTGTCTTACCTGTAGCACCTGATACAGAATCGGCCTTCTTTCCTGAGCTTGAAGAAGATGAAGAACTTCCTCCACCCACAAGAACCTTTGTAATTGTTGAAGACTCTCTGTTTCCTGCATGAGTTTTACTTACTGTAGGCGCTGATATCGCATCCACAGTCTTAGAATCATCACTAACAGGTGTTGTTACTACAGATGAACCGTCACTCTTTAATACTTCAAACTTCTTTGTAAGAGTCTTATACCCCTTTGTATAGATCGTAGCTGTATAAACTCCGGCTACATCTGTATACACCTTACCTGAAGTACTGTCTGTTCCTGTAATCTGTACAATATCCGATATATTATGCCATCCTGAAATTTTCGGCAATTCAATAACACTACCGTCAGGTTTTGTAAGTGTTACTCTGTACATTACCACACCTACATCATTTCCGAAGCTCTGATTGTTTTTCGGATCAACTATCTTAAATCTGATATTTTCTCCAATCTTCGGATTTGGTGTTGTGCTGTCACGCAGCACCTTAAAGTTTGTACTGCTTACCAATGATATAGGAAGGCTTATTCTTTCATTACCCTTTGTAGAGCCTATACTTACATAGTAATCTCCTCTGCTTCTTGCATTGTTTTGAGGAAGAGGAATATTTATAACTCCCACCTTACCATACTTTGTCTCTACAGACTTATTGTATATAAGATTTGAATTTATAATATTGTGTTCTTCGCTAAGAAGCTTAATATTGTTAAGTCCTTCAAACCACTTCTCCTGCTCCTCATTTTCAAGCTGAAGCTTTATCTTTATGCTACCTGTTCCCACATTATCTATCTCTGTTACAGGGATATAGTACTGTGAAGGAACTGCAGCTGCTGCTAAATCTACCTTCTTTGACTGTAATGTGAATGTAGTCTTTGAAGCATTCTTTCTTACTTTTCCAGCATTGTCATAGGTCTCAAGTAAATAGTCAAACTTTGTAATAGGACCGTTTGATAACACATACTTAGGTGCCTTTACATCGGTCTTTGTTATATTCTTTCTCTCCCCGCCTGCAAGTGTGATGTCCTGAGTATCATTATCAGACTTTTTTACAATCTGTAATGCTGAAGGATTTGATACACTTGAAAGCCATTTAACAACATGTCCCTCATCATCTACATTTGTCATATTTGAGGTAACATCTACCCCATCTACCAATACTCTATAATCGTCAATAGTTCCATATTTGAATGCAACTACCACATACTGACCAAAATCTGTATTAACATTTTTTGTGTAGCTTACATATGCAAATTTATCATTATCTGCTTCGGTAGTTCCATTATTTTCTGAGTTATTTGCAGCTGTTCCATTTTCTGCACTTCCTGTACTTGCGTTATTTGCACCCTCTCCGGTTGTGCTTCCTGTACTTGCGTTATTTGCACCCTCTCCGGTTGTGCTTCCTGTACTTGTGTTATTTGCACCCTCTCCGGTTGTGCTTCCTGTACTTGCGTTATTTACACCCTCTCCGGTTGTGCTTCCTGTACTTGCGTTATTTACACCCTCTCCGGTTGTGCTTCCTGTACTTGCGTTATTTGCACCCTCTCCGGTTGTGCTTCCTGTACTTGCGTTATTTGTACCCTCTCCGGTTGTGCTTCCTGTACTTGCGTTATTTGCACCCTCTCCGGTTGTGCTTCCTGTACTTGCGTTATTTACACCCTCTCCGGTTGTGCTTCCTGTACTTGCGTTATTTACACCCTCTCCGGCTGTGCTTCCTGTACTTGCGTTATTTACACCCTCTCCGGTTGTGCTTCCTGTACTTGCGTTATTTACACCCTCTCCGGTTGTGCTTCCTGTACTTGTGTTATTTACACCCTCTCCGGTTGTGCTTCCTGTACTTGCGTTATTTACACCCTCTCCGGCTGTGCTTCCTGTACTTGCGTTATTTACACCCTCTCCGGTTGTGCTTCCTGTACTTGCGTTATTTACACCCTCTCCGGCTGCGCTTCCTGTACTTGCGTTATTTACACCCTCTCCGGCTGTTGTATTACTTGCATTTTCTCCATTACTTGTGTTATTTGTACTCTGGTTTGAATTTGTTGTGGAATCGCCTTGTACATCTGCTGCATTGCTGCCATTACCACTTCTTGATCCTCTACCTCCTCTAGATGAACCACCGCCAGAACTGCCTCCTGAGCCACCTCTAGAGCTGCCGGAACCTTTCTTTGCTGCAGATTGACCTGCATCTGTCTTATTGCTTACTACTCCTGATAATGAAGTAAGACCCTTGCCCTG is a window from the Lachnoanaerobaculum umeaense genome containing:
- a CDS encoding hemoblobin-interacting domain-containing protein, with protein sequence MKRKLFFNVGVGALSILMATAQITPAFAGSWQNTQSGWNYINDNGSKVLGWIQTPSGWYYLDTNTGIMKTGWQQDAAGNWYFLNTAKGAAEGIMLTGWNWIDGYCYYFNSQSGTDQGKLLVNTTTPDGYRVNSDGKWEKDGKVIFSQGKGLTSLSGVVSNKTDAGQSAAKKGSGSSRGGSGGSSGGGSSRGGRGSRSGNGSNAADVQGDSTTNSNQSTNNTSNGENASNTTAGEGVNNASTGSAAGEGVNNASTGSTTGEGVNNASTGSTAGEGVNNASTGSTTGEGVNNTSTGSTTGEGVNNASTGSTTGEGVNNASTGSTAGEGVNNASTGSTTGEGVNNASTGSTTGEGANNASTGSTTGEGTNNASTGSTTGEGANNASTGSTTGEGVNNASTGSTTGEGVNNASTGSTTGEGANNTSTGSTTGEGANNASTGSTTGEGANNASTGSAENGTAANNSENNGTTEADNDKFAYVSYTKNVNTDFGQYVVVAFKYGTIDDYRVLVDGVDVTSNMTNVDDEGHVVKWLSSVSNPSALQIVKKSDNDTQDITLAGGERKNITKTDVKAPKYVLSNGPITKFDYLLETYDNAGKVRKNASKTTFTLQSKKVDLAAAAVPSQYYIPVTEIDNVGTGSIKIKLQLENEEQEKWFEGLNNIKLLSEEHNIINSNLIYNKSVETKYGKVGVINIPLPQNNARSRGDYYVSIGSTKGNERISLPISLVSSTNFKVLRDSTTPNPKIGENIRFKIVDPKNNQSFGNDVGVVMYRVTLTKPDGSVIELPKISGWHNISDIVQITGTDSTSGKVYTDVAGVYTATIYTKGYKTLTKKFEVLKSDGSSVVTTPVSDDSKTVDAISAPTVSKTHAGNRESSTITKVLVGGGSSSSSSSSGKKADSVSGATGKTGGKADATSGASGSLMINAYLMYDYDLLVNAMVLNEIGLRSKDSDAVMKWWLEQSPEAIVGEDKSKLYLLNNFVDAYKDAKLEGKVLTFEDYIKSEDATTRNIVGNVKNVLENGKLGTIYRYGNLVGEAAPTFEGLIQANADSFTITTDNADFLKNLDSVVLDGSSALRSDNYLKQYEVSADYKSITLYKSAFNRYLAPIVGTHKLALNSIGFEKIELDLTITDTFEEVELSDVSEKHETDSEIVIKAVKDDDAKKGDFLSKLGSVKVQNPDGTLRDVISASAGGYTSNSVYTVADGKVTLRGGLFKNAGEYTIYLQSSDRNYAVKSIKVNIAEKANTTPVTPVTPVTPVTPVTPPVVEEGKDAPKAKTGKKSNSIFYNMLTVKFDGMNESDLEKYLKAVTSVSVNGEDYSKAGIIGFGYGNTKEFKAHNDSAYGGKISQLSVKASSFTDNKFDFVVKADGYKDLTFTMNADGSIAESVAPAPVVPTVNAVEVDKVEFKKYNNADVYAVTLKGDTAKIAEFIEKLNAVEVNGVKVEEGRISILSRDLFAVDNDNVIYIKSRKIKGFADKLVFKGEGMDDLVYTTSSQIATPAITGSEIKKGYDNFVRLTFDDTDRVGLKRFTELISSGKATVTVNGVTYNKGYNLRNATTYKLSSNMTYGYTQFIDLSLDGFNQASNEVTISSENFETIRFNVEIAENASASGNRRTRRDLSAVETATSSNAVIR